Proteins co-encoded in one Christiangramia fulva genomic window:
- a CDS encoding terminase small subunit: MAFEEGNTYYQIRSKHGRDTEYTPDTLLEKANEYFQWVLDNPLQEEQIIKGRWTEEKSQKVPDGKGGFKMMKLKTTHPYARVKVPKMRPFTLEGFCNYAEIVVNTFKNYEKKEIDPDSSEEEQQEVRDFLTVTRAIRQIIDNQQFEGAASGFLNHNIIARKLGLSDHKILAGDPEKPLGIPKQTIVIKERTLEEE; this comes from the coding sequence ATGGCTTTCGAAGAAGGAAATACCTACTACCAGATTCGTTCCAAGCACGGGAGAGATACCGAATACACTCCCGACACCCTTCTTGAAAAAGCCAATGAATATTTCCAATGGGTCCTCGATAACCCGCTCCAGGAAGAACAGATTATAAAAGGCCGGTGGACTGAAGAGAAATCGCAAAAGGTTCCCGATGGAAAAGGAGGCTTCAAAATGATGAAGCTTAAAACCACTCATCCCTATGCCCGTGTCAAAGTTCCTAAAATGAGACCCTTCACTTTGGAAGGATTCTGTAATTATGCAGAGATTGTGGTAAACACCTTTAAAAACTACGAAAAGAAGGAAATTGATCCGGATTCTTCTGAAGAAGAGCAACAAGAAGTACGTGATTTTTTGACGGTCACACGTGCGATAAGGCAGATAATAGACAATCAGCAATTCGAAGGAGCTGCTTCAGGATTCCTGAATCACAATATCATAGCCCGTAAACTTGGTCTTTCCGATCATAAGATTCTTGCCGGTGATCCAGAGAAACCCCTTGGCATTCCGAAACAAACCATAGTGATCAAAGAACGAACGCTGGAAGAAGAATAA
- the dnaB gene encoding replicative DNA helicase, producing the protein MSENITYKKNDAVSLVKGKIPPQAVDLEEVILGALMIDKKGLDEIMDFMKPEMFYKTKHKTIFKIIRKLYQNDDDVDLLTVSDELKKEGSLDKVGGDYYLIELTQKVSSSAHIQRHARIVFQEYIKRQMISNSNAIIENAYDKSKDTFDILEKAYEHLGTVSNLIVPTKTQSVRELAVEIVSHARKLFKKEVKPGLETPVRHLTRRMGGWRNSELIILAARPGMGKTAFALKTGWITALNKIPVAFFSLEMSAPQLMSRIISMDCRIENDKLQKDGLTHQEEQMVNTRMSQIGEVPFYIDDTSSLNIHTLKAKAKKMHKELNLKLIIVDYLQLMDGPSKSFNQNREREISEISRGLKLLAKELNVPVIALSQLSRAVETRGGSKRPQLSDLRESGAIEQDADVVGFIYRPEYYGIENWDDYEHAPTHQEAEYIIAKNRNGGLVRNRMRFLPKYTLFSDLDEEFDEKEFQPALPPTNMNPNDAFGNDNPDNDVPF; encoded by the coding sequence ATGAGCGAAAATATAACCTACAAAAAAAACGATGCTGTAAGCCTTGTAAAAGGAAAAATTCCTCCACAGGCCGTTGACTTGGAAGAAGTGATCCTCGGGGCTTTAATGATCGACAAAAAAGGCCTTGACGAGATCATGGATTTTATGAAACCGGAAATGTTTTATAAAACCAAGCACAAAACCATTTTTAAAATCATTCGAAAGCTTTATCAAAATGATGATGATGTAGATCTTCTCACTGTTTCAGATGAGTTGAAAAAGGAAGGAAGTCTTGACAAAGTCGGTGGTGATTATTATCTCATTGAACTTACCCAAAAGGTTTCCAGTTCGGCACACATCCAACGGCATGCAAGGATTGTATTCCAGGAATATATCAAGCGACAGATGATTTCAAACTCAAATGCGATCATTGAAAATGCCTATGATAAATCTAAAGATACTTTCGACATTCTGGAAAAAGCCTATGAGCATTTAGGGACGGTTTCAAACCTGATTGTTCCAACCAAAACCCAAAGCGTAAGAGAACTGGCCGTTGAAATCGTATCTCATGCCCGAAAACTTTTCAAAAAGGAAGTAAAACCCGGGCTTGAAACCCCGGTAAGACACCTTACCCGAAGAATGGGAGGCTGGAGAAATTCAGAGCTTATCATTCTTGCGGCACGTCCAGGGATGGGAAAAACAGCTTTTGCCCTTAAAACAGGATGGATTACTGCCCTGAACAAAATACCGGTAGCCTTTTTCTCTTTGGAAATGTCGGCCCCGCAACTGATGAGTAGGATCATATCTATGGATTGCAGGATTGAGAATGATAAACTACAAAAAGATGGCCTTACGCATCAGGAAGAACAAATGGTAAATACCAGGATGTCCCAAATCGGGGAAGTTCCGTTTTATATCGACGATACCTCCAGTTTAAATATTCACACCCTGAAAGCCAAGGCAAAAAAAATGCATAAGGAGCTGAATTTAAAACTAATCATTGTTGATTATCTGCAGCTGATGGATGGCCCTTCGAAAAGTTTTAACCAGAATCGGGAACGCGAAATATCTGAAATATCCCGCGGATTAAAATTACTGGCAAAAGAACTGAATGTTCCTGTTATAGCACTATCCCAACTTTCGAGAGCTGTTGAAACCAGAGGCGGAAGTAAACGTCCGCAACTATCCGATCTTCGGGAGTCAGGGGCTATAGAGCAGGATGCCGATGTTGTTGGATTTATTTACCGACCGGAATATTACGGGATTGAGAACTGGGATGATTACGAACATGCTCCCACCCATCAGGAGGCCGAATATATTATTGCTAAAAACAGGAATGGCGGACTTGTTAGAAACAGAATGCGTTTTCTTCCAAAATACACGCTTTTCTCTGATCTGGATGAAGAATTTGATGAAAAAGAATTTCAACCCGCACTCCCACCCACAAATATGAATCCCAACGATGCCTTTGGAAATGATAATCCCGATAATGATGTACCATTTTAA